From Cellulosimicrobium sp. ES-005, one genomic window encodes:
- a CDS encoding Hsp70 family protein, which translates to MTTVGFDFGTTNSLVSVVVTADGTDRVVDVVADDGLPYPSVVRYEGEEMLVGRQARELLDDQSVGVHGNVVRSPKFLLGRRAVEVGGIERDPIDIVADVVRFVRQEALHSSHRGALDGAERAVVTIPVTMNGPRRAALREAFGRAGVTVEQFVHEPLAALYGYLREQDDPAATLRELRGRYVLVVDWGGGTLDLTLCRVDEHQIVQLRNGGTDEIGGDRFDRAILDEVVARTMLREGLGADDDPPSAARPSLLSRVEHAKIALSERNEVSIFAPRTFPASGKSLHYRLSREELDLITKPLVDHGVRLVESLLESVGVVPAEIPLCLVVGGMAAMPVIRGRLYELFGPARVVVPSSAGTLISRGSAWIAHDGQRLTLAKRVELEMARGSRMTILRAGTPMPTAGEELHRDESLYCSDPTNGTAKLPIVQMVALTDHPQASDPRSTLGVLSVGVDRTAPPLVERLTIDVIVDDDLVLTATASSHGTPHSSADHTVERFHDLEFGIGFPGLGEATAQSALASGRNRRRRAKGLVLNANVVDRRDQSAIPGDVLYRHRRGAFDRLAFPQDRATEEQLIEHLYYQPCAVCRRPWGDPGCRCGGEVTSRSGTTRR; encoded by the coding sequence GTGACGACAGTCGGCTTCGACTTCGGGACGACGAACAGTCTCGTGTCGGTGGTCGTGACCGCCGACGGCACGGATCGGGTGGTCGACGTCGTCGCCGACGATGGACTGCCGTACCCGTCCGTCGTGCGGTACGAGGGCGAGGAGATGCTCGTCGGGCGGCAGGCACGCGAGCTGCTCGACGACCAGAGCGTCGGCGTGCACGGGAACGTCGTACGCTCGCCGAAGTTCCTCCTCGGACGGCGCGCCGTCGAGGTGGGCGGCATCGAGCGGGACCCGATCGACATCGTCGCCGACGTGGTGCGCTTCGTCCGGCAAGAGGCACTGCACAGCTCCCACCGCGGGGCGCTTGACGGGGCCGAGCGTGCCGTCGTCACGATCCCCGTGACGATGAACGGTCCTCGACGCGCCGCACTGCGCGAGGCCTTCGGCCGTGCGGGGGTCACCGTGGAGCAGTTCGTGCACGAACCGCTCGCCGCTCTGTACGGATACCTGCGCGAGCAGGACGATCCCGCCGCGACGCTCCGAGAACTGCGGGGACGGTACGTCCTGGTGGTCGACTGGGGCGGTGGCACCCTAGACCTGACCTTGTGCCGGGTCGACGAGCACCAGATCGTCCAGCTCCGCAACGGGGGCACCGACGAGATCGGCGGCGACCGCTTCGATCGTGCGATCCTCGACGAGGTCGTTGCCCGGACCATGCTCCGCGAGGGGCTCGGCGCCGACGACGATCCCCCGTCGGCTGCTCGCCCCAGCCTGCTCAGCCGAGTCGAGCACGCCAAGATCGCCCTCTCCGAACGGAACGAGGTGAGCATCTTCGCACCGCGGACATTCCCCGCCTCAGGCAAGAGCCTCCACTACCGCCTGTCCCGCGAAGAGCTCGACCTGATCACCAAGCCACTCGTCGATCACGGAGTCCGGCTCGTCGAGTCGCTTCTCGAAAGTGTCGGGGTAGTGCCCGCAGAGATTCCGCTCTGCCTCGTCGTCGGCGGCATGGCCGCGATGCCGGTGATCCGTGGGCGTCTCTATGAGCTCTTCGGGCCCGCGAGGGTCGTGGTCCCCTCCAGTGCGGGAACGCTCATCTCTCGAGGTTCGGCCTGGATCGCCCACGATGGCCAACGGCTCACCCTTGCCAAGCGCGTCGAGCTGGAGATGGCCCGCGGTTCGAGGATGACGATCCTGCGGGCCGGCACGCCGATGCCCACCGCCGGTGAGGAGCTCCATCGTGACGAGTCGTTGTATTGTTCCGACCCGACCAACGGCACCGCAAAGCTACCGATCGTCCAGATGGTCGCCCTCACAGACCACCCGCAGGCGAGCGACCCACGGTCGACTCTCGGCGTGCTCTCCGTGGGGGTCGACCGGACGGCGCCGCCGCTCGTCGAGCGGCTGACTATCGACGTGATCGTCGATGACGATCTCGTGCTCACCGCCACGGCGTCCTCGCACGGAACGCCGCATAGCAGCGCCGACCACACCGTCGAACGTTTCCACGACCTGGAGTTCGGGATCGGGTTCCCCGGTCTCGGTGAGGCCACTGCTCAGAGCGCTCTCGCGTCCGGGCGGAACAGACGCCGCCGCGCGAAAGGCCTCGTCCTGAACGCCAACGTTGTCGACCGGCGTGACCAGTCCGCCATTCCCGGCGACGTGCTCTACCGGCATCGGCGGGGAGCCTTCGACCGGCTCGCGTTCCCCCAAGACCGGGCGACCGAGGAGCAGCTGATCGAGCACCTCTACTACCAGCCGTGCGCCGTCTGCCGTAGGCCCTGGGGCGATCCCGGGTGCCGGTGTGGAGGGGAAGTCACGAGCCGATCGGGAACCACCCGCAGGTGA
- a CDS encoding KH domain-containing protein, which translates to MMNGPLWLAALAAASLLAYLLYRARTRKPRQERLPANTAVRFTTHARERMELRRVSSEQVMHVLANPDRFTRDTINNSVRLERDEQGRTLKVWVAEPWPTHREIVVKTTAWHHATSFAIPSNTVGRVIGRGGATIRQLRAETGAYIGVRSDGTVSVSADDSGTVEHARQRVCALAFPAAPHATDNNLERR; encoded by the coding sequence ATGATGAACGGCCCACTCTGGCTCGCCGCACTCGCTGCGGCATCCCTGCTCGCGTACCTTCTCTACCGCGCGCGGACAAGGAAGCCCCGGCAAGAGCGCCTTCCGGCGAACACGGCAGTTCGCTTCACGACACACGCTAGGGAGCGGATGGAACTGCGTCGAGTCTCCTCTGAGCAGGTCATGCACGTCCTCGCAAACCCGGACCGATTCACGCGCGACACCATCAACAACAGCGTCCGACTCGAACGCGACGAGCAGGGCCGAACTCTCAAGGTCTGGGTCGCGGAGCCATGGCCCACCCACCGAGAGATCGTCGTGAAGACGACGGCCTGGCACCACGCCACGAGCTTCGCCATTCCCAGCAACACGGTCGGCCGAGTCATCGGCCGCGGCGGAGCGACCATTCGACAGCTTCGCGCAGAGACGGGGGCCTACATCGGCGTGAGGTCCGACGGCACCGTCAGCGTCAGTGCCGACGACAGTGGCACCGTCGAGCATGCACGCCAGCGAGTCTGCGCCCTCGCGTTCCCTGCCGCGCCTCACGCGACCGATAACAACCTTGAGAGGAGGTGA
- a CDS encoding metal-sulfur cluster assembly factor: MTTETGAPAEGVTPSPPNVADVEEAMRDVIDPELGINVVDLGLVYGIQIDQNNHAVIDMTLTSAACPLTDVIEDQSAQALEGLVDGFRVNWVWMPPWGPEKITADGKEQLRALGFNV; encoded by the coding sequence ATGACCACCGAGACCGGCGCGCCCGCCGAGGGCGTCACGCCCAGCCCGCCGAACGTCGCCGACGTCGAGGAGGCCATGCGCGACGTCATCGACCCCGAGCTCGGCATCAACGTCGTCGACCTCGGCCTCGTCTACGGCATCCAGATCGACCAGAACAACCACGCCGTCATCGACATGACGCTCACGTCCGCGGCCTGCCCGCTGACCGACGTCATCGAGGACCAGTCCGCGCAGGCTCTCGAGGGCCTCGTCGACGGGTTCCGCGTCAACTGGGTCTGGATGCCGCCGTGGGGCCCGGAGAAGATCACGGCCGACGGCAAGGAGCAGCTCCGCGCGCTGGGGTTCAACGTCTGA
- the sufU gene encoding Fe-S cluster assembly sulfur transfer protein SufU yields the protein MSSIEQMYQQVILDHAKTPHGRGLVEVADGAASGQSHQVNPTCGDEVTLRVELAGDTIDRVSWEGQGCSISQASLSVLTDLVSGRPVTEAEHLGEVFRELMGSRGKGLDEAAEDELGDATVFTGVSQYPARIKCALLGWAALRDSLVTSGALSAVGDPSTAAASDAALAARGTTEENR from the coding sequence ATGAGCTCGATCGAGCAGATGTACCAGCAGGTCATCCTCGACCACGCCAAGACCCCGCACGGCCGGGGCCTGGTCGAGGTGGCGGACGGCGCGGCGAGCGGCCAGTCGCACCAGGTGAACCCCACGTGCGGCGACGAGGTGACGCTGCGCGTCGAGCTCGCCGGCGACACGATCGACCGCGTGAGCTGGGAGGGGCAGGGCTGCAGCATCTCGCAGGCGTCCCTGTCCGTGCTCACCGACCTCGTGTCCGGCCGGCCCGTGACCGAGGCCGAGCACCTCGGCGAGGTCTTCCGCGAGCTCATGGGCTCGCGTGGCAAGGGCCTCGACGAGGCCGCGGAGGACGAGCTCGGCGACGCCACGGTGTTCACCGGCGTCTCGCAGTACCCTGCTCGCATCAAGTGCGCCCTGCTCGGCTGGGCCGCGCTGCGCGACTCGCTCGTCACCTCGGGCGCCCTGAGCGCCGTGGGCGACCCATCAACGGCAGCAGCTTCCGACGCGGCGCTCGCCGCGCGGGGAACGACGGAGGAGAACCGATGA
- a CDS encoding cysteine desulfurase has product MTTTAHPAEHPAGQQAGPPARLTDVELAAVRADFPLLERTVRGGRPLVYLDSAATSQKPQVVLDTEVDFYEERNAAVHRGAHQLAEEATEAFEDARADVAAFVGARPGEIVWTSGATAAINLVAYGISNATLGRGGEAARRFALAPGDEIVLTEAEHHANIVPWQELAARTGAVLRWFEVDDDGRVRVEDAATVITERTRIVAFAHVSNVTGAVTPVEPIVARAREVGALTVLDACQSVPHLPVDLPALGVDFAAFSAHKMLGPTGVGVLYGRRELLEALPPVTTGGSMIEVVTMTESSYMAPPQRFEAGTQPVAQVVGFGAAAKYLHELGMDGVAAHEHELAAELLRIGEIPGVRIIGPREPEDRLAVVSFVVDGVHAHDVGQVLDDAGIAVRVGHHCAQPLHRRFGVAATARASASVYTTREDVDAFREALAGVRAFFSVD; this is encoded by the coding sequence ATGACGACCACCGCGCACCCCGCGGAGCATCCAGCGGGGCAGCAGGCCGGTCCGCCGGCGCGCCTGACCGACGTCGAGCTCGCCGCCGTGCGGGCCGACTTCCCGCTGCTCGAGCGCACCGTGCGCGGTGGTCGTCCGCTCGTCTACCTCGACTCCGCGGCGACGTCGCAGAAGCCGCAGGTCGTCCTCGACACCGAGGTCGACTTCTACGAGGAGCGCAACGCGGCCGTGCACCGCGGCGCGCACCAGCTCGCCGAGGAGGCGACCGAGGCGTTCGAGGACGCCCGCGCGGACGTCGCGGCGTTCGTCGGCGCGCGCCCGGGCGAGATCGTCTGGACGTCCGGCGCGACGGCCGCGATCAACCTCGTCGCATACGGGATCTCGAACGCGACGCTCGGCCGCGGGGGAGAGGCGGCCCGCCGCTTCGCGCTCGCGCCCGGCGACGAGATCGTCCTCACCGAGGCCGAGCACCACGCGAACATCGTGCCGTGGCAGGAGCTCGCGGCCCGCACGGGCGCCGTCCTGCGCTGGTTCGAGGTGGACGACGACGGGCGCGTGCGCGTCGAGGACGCCGCGACGGTCATCACGGAGCGCACGCGGATCGTCGCGTTCGCGCACGTGTCGAACGTGACGGGCGCGGTCACGCCCGTCGAGCCGATCGTGGCCCGGGCGCGCGAGGTCGGCGCTCTCACCGTGCTCGACGCGTGCCAGTCCGTGCCGCACCTGCCGGTCGACCTGCCCGCGCTCGGCGTCGACTTCGCCGCGTTCTCGGCGCACAAGATGCTCGGGCCCACGGGGGTGGGCGTGCTGTACGGGCGGCGCGAGCTGCTCGAGGCGCTGCCGCCCGTGACGACCGGCGGGTCGATGATCGAGGTCGTCACGATGACCGAGTCGTCGTACATGGCGCCGCCGCAGCGGTTCGAGGCGGGCACGCAGCCCGTCGCGCAGGTCGTGGGGTTCGGCGCCGCGGCGAAGTACCTGCACGAGCTCGGCATGGACGGCGTCGCCGCGCACGAGCACGAGCTCGCCGCGGAGCTGCTGCGCATCGGGGAGATCCCCGGGGTGCGCATCATCGGCCCGCGCGAGCCCGAGGACCGGCTCGCCGTCGTGTCGTTCGTCGTGGACGGCGTGCACGCGCACGACGTCGGCCAGGTGCTCGACGACGCGGGCATCGCCGTGCGCGTCGGTCACCACTGCGCCCAGCCCCTGCACCGCCGGTTCGGGGTCGCCGCGACCGCGCGCGCGTCCGCGTCGGTGTACACCACGCGCGAGGACGTCGACGCGTTCCGGGAAGCACTGGCCGGGGTCCGGGCGTTCTTCTCGGTGGACTGA
- the sufC gene encoding Fe-S cluster assembly ATPase SufC — MSTLEIRDLHVSVETKEGPKPILRGVDLTIASGEVHAIMGPNGSGKSTLAYSIAGHPKYQVTGGTVTLDGEDVLAMSVDERARAGLFLAMQYPVEVPGVSVSNFLRTAKTAIDGEAPALRHWVKDVKGAMERLRMDDSFAERSVNEGFSGGEKKRHEILQMELLKPKFAVLDETDSGLDVDALRIVSEGVNRVHGATDAGILLITHYTRILRYIKPDFVHVFVDGKVAEEGGPELADRLEEEGYDRYLSGAVESASAASA, encoded by the coding sequence ATGTCCACTCTCGAGATCCGCGACCTGCACGTCAGCGTCGAGACCAAGGAAGGGCCGAAGCCGATCCTGCGCGGCGTCGACCTGACGATCGCCAGCGGCGAGGTCCACGCCATCATGGGCCCGAACGGCTCGGGCAAGTCCACGCTCGCCTACTCGATCGCCGGCCACCCCAAGTACCAGGTCACCGGCGGCACGGTGACGCTCGACGGCGAGGACGTCCTCGCGATGAGCGTCGACGAGCGCGCCCGCGCGGGCCTGTTCCTCGCCATGCAGTACCCGGTCGAGGTCCCCGGCGTCTCCGTGTCGAACTTCCTGCGCACCGCGAAGACGGCCATCGACGGCGAGGCGCCCGCGCTGCGCCACTGGGTCAAGGACGTCAAGGGCGCCATGGAGCGCCTGCGCATGGACGACTCCTTCGCCGAGCGCTCGGTCAACGAGGGCTTCTCGGGTGGCGAGAAGAAGCGCCACGAGATCCTCCAGATGGAGCTCCTCAAGCCGAAGTTCGCCGTCCTCGACGAGACCGACTCGGGCCTCGACGTCGACGCGCTGCGCATCGTGTCCGAGGGCGTGAACCGCGTCCACGGCGCGACCGACGCGGGCATCCTGCTCATCACGCACTACACGCGCATCCTGCGGTACATCAAGCCGGACTTCGTCCACGTCTTCGTCGACGGCAAGGTCGCCGAGGAGGGTGGCCCGGAGCTGGCCGACCGCCTGGAGGAGGAGGGCTACGACCGCTACCTCTCCGGCGCCGTCGAGTCCGCCTCGGCCGCCTCGGCCTGA
- a CDS encoding non-heme iron oxygenase ferredoxin subunit, translated as MTAQPACTTSDLGPEEALRVELPAEDGRVVEVAVIRDGDGDWHAISDICSHGAVSLSDGEVEGCFVECWLHGSQFDVRTGMPTALPAMRPVPVYPVTVDGEQVLVDVDRVVAPT; from the coding sequence GTGACCGCACAGCCCGCCTGCACGACGTCCGACCTCGGCCCGGAGGAGGCGCTCCGCGTCGAGCTCCCGGCCGAGGACGGGCGCGTCGTCGAGGTCGCGGTCATCCGTGACGGCGACGGCGACTGGCACGCGATCTCGGACATCTGCTCCCACGGGGCGGTGTCCCTGTCGGACGGCGAGGTCGAGGGCTGCTTCGTCGAGTGCTGGCTGCACGGCTCGCAGTTCGACGTGCGGACCGGCATGCCGACCGCGCTGCCCGCGATGCGGCCCGTGCCCGTGTACCCGGTGACGGTCGACGGCGAGCAGGTGCTCGTCGACGTCGACCGCGTCGTCGCTCCCACCTGA
- the sufD gene encoding Fe-S cluster assembly protein SufD, which yields MTTTTIPEEAGLTTDHSRAQADGAHSHGVVPQGSRAERLTSFDLADIPVPSGREEEWRFSPVARLAPLFDDKLVGQSGGGDVRVTVVEAPEVEVAIVGRDDERLGTAGKPGDRTAVTSWNAFEQSTVVTVPKEAVASDVTSVRVEGHGSTPTASHVLVRAERHSEAVVVLDHVGTATLNETVEIVVEDGAHLTVVSVQDWADGAVHASSHRARIGRDARLKHVVVTLGGDVVRITPDATFTAEGGDVEMVGLYFADADQHQEHRLFVDHAVPRCKSRVTYKGALQGEGAHAVWVGDVLIQAEAEGTDTYELNRNLVLTDGARADSVPNLEIETGEIEGAGHASATGRFDDEQLFYLQARGIPEVEARRLVVRGFFAELIQEIGVASVEERLLEAIERELSKSMSIIDGSAELAEATA from the coding sequence ATGACCACCACCACCATTCCCGAAGAGGCCGGCCTGACCACCGACCACTCGCGCGCGCAGGCCGACGGGGCGCACTCCCACGGCGTCGTGCCGCAGGGCTCGCGCGCCGAGCGGCTGACGTCGTTCGACCTCGCCGACATCCCCGTGCCCTCCGGGCGCGAGGAGGAGTGGCGCTTCTCGCCCGTCGCGCGCCTCGCGCCGCTGTTCGACGACAAGCTCGTCGGGCAGAGCGGCGGCGGTGACGTGCGCGTCACGGTCGTCGAGGCCCCCGAGGTCGAGGTCGCGATCGTCGGTCGCGACGACGAGCGGCTCGGCACCGCCGGCAAGCCCGGCGACCGCACCGCCGTGACGTCGTGGAACGCGTTCGAGCAGTCGACGGTCGTCACCGTGCCGAAGGAGGCCGTCGCCTCCGACGTCACGTCCGTGCGCGTCGAGGGCCACGGCTCCACGCCGACCGCGAGCCACGTGCTCGTTCGCGCCGAGCGCCACTCGGAGGCCGTCGTCGTGCTCGACCACGTCGGGACCGCGACGCTCAACGAGACGGTCGAGATCGTGGTCGAGGACGGTGCGCACCTCACCGTCGTCTCGGTCCAGGACTGGGCCGACGGCGCCGTGCACGCGTCGTCGCACCGTGCCCGCATCGGGCGCGACGCGCGGCTCAAGCACGTGGTCGTGACGCTCGGCGGCGACGTCGTGCGCATCACCCCGGACGCGACGTTCACGGCCGAGGGCGGCGACGTCGAGATGGTCGGCCTCTACTTCGCGGACGCGGACCAGCACCAGGAGCACCGCCTGTTCGTCGACCACGCCGTGCCGCGCTGCAAGTCGCGCGTGACGTACAAGGGCGCGCTGCAGGGCGAGGGCGCGCACGCGGTGTGGGTCGGGGACGTGCTGATCCAGGCCGAGGCCGAGGGCACCGACACGTACGAGCTCAACCGCAACCTCGTCCTCACGGACGGCGCGCGCGCGGACTCGGTGCCGAACCTCGAGATCGAGACGGGCGAGATCGAGGGCGCGGGTCACGCGTCCGCGACCGGCCGGTTCGACGACGAGCAGCTCTTCTACCTGCAGGCCCGCGGCATCCCGGAGGTCGAGGCGCGCCGCCTCGTCGTCCGCGGCTTCTTCGCGGAGCTCATCCAGGAGATCGGCGTCGCGTCGGTCGAGGAGCGCCTGCTCGAGGCGATCGAGCGCGAGCTGAGCAAGTCCATGTCGATCATCGACGGGAGCGCCGAGCTCGCCGAGGCGACGGCGTGA
- the sufB gene encoding Fe-S cluster assembly protein SufB, producing the protein MSAPTQDATGTAQPTGEKQTDDEIIASIGAYGYGWHDSDAAGEAAQRGLSEDVVRNISALKNEPEWMLKTRLKALRLFDKKPMPSWGSDLTGIDFDNIKYFVRSTEKQAASWDDLPEDIKETYDKLGIPEAEKQRLVAGVAAQYESEVVYHQINEELERQGVIFLDTDTALREHPELFQEYFGTVIPSGDNKFAALNSAVWSGGSFVYVPPGVHVEIPLQAYFRINTENMGQFERTLIIADEGSYVHYVEGCTAPIYSSDSLHSAVVEIIVKKNARVRYTTIQNWSNNVYNLVTKRATAAEGATMEWVDGNIGSKVTMKYPAIYLLGEHARGETLSIAFAGEGQHQDAGAKMVHAAPHTSSSIVSKSVARGGGRTSYRGLVQVLEGASHSASTVLCDALLVDQISRSDTYPYVDVREDDVSMGHEATVSRVSEDQLFYLMSRGMEETEAMAMIVRGFVEPIARELPMEYALELNRLIELQMEGSVG; encoded by the coding sequence ATGAGCGCTCCCACCCAGGACGCCACCGGCACGGCCCAGCCGACCGGTGAGAAGCAGACCGACGACGAGATCATCGCCTCGATCGGTGCCTACGGCTACGGCTGGCACGACAGCGACGCCGCCGGCGAGGCCGCGCAGCGCGGCCTGTCCGAGGACGTCGTGCGCAACATCTCGGCGCTGAAGAACGAGCCCGAGTGGATGCTCAAGACGCGGCTCAAGGCCCTGCGCCTCTTCGACAAGAAGCCCATGCCGAGCTGGGGCTCCGACCTCACGGGCATCGACTTCGACAACATCAAGTACTTCGTGCGCTCCACGGAGAAGCAGGCCGCCTCGTGGGACGACCTGCCGGAGGACATCAAGGAGACGTACGACAAGCTCGGCATCCCCGAGGCGGAGAAGCAGCGCCTCGTCGCGGGCGTCGCCGCGCAGTACGAGTCCGAGGTGGTCTACCACCAGATCAACGAGGAGCTGGAGCGCCAGGGCGTCATCTTCCTCGACACGGACACCGCGCTGCGCGAGCACCCGGAGCTCTTCCAGGAGTACTTCGGCACCGTCATCCCGTCGGGCGACAACAAGTTCGCGGCGCTCAACTCGGCCGTGTGGTCGGGCGGGTCGTTTGTCTACGTGCCGCCGGGCGTGCACGTCGAGATCCCGCTGCAGGCCTACTTCCGCATCAACACGGAGAACATGGGCCAGTTCGAGCGGACGCTGATCATCGCGGACGAGGGCTCGTACGTGCACTACGTCGAGGGCTGCACTGCGCCGATCTACTCGTCCGACTCGCTGCACTCGGCGGTCGTCGAGATCATCGTCAAGAAGAACGCCCGCGTCCGGTACACGACCATCCAGAACTGGTCGAACAACGTGTACAACCTCGTGACCAAGCGGGCGACCGCGGCCGAGGGCGCGACGATGGAGTGGGTCGACGGCAACATCGGCTCCAAGGTCACCATGAAGTACCCGGCGATCTACCTGCTCGGCGAGCACGCGCGCGGCGAGACGCTCTCGATCGCGTTCGCGGGCGAGGGTCAGCACCAGGACGCCGGGGCCAAGATGGTCCACGCGGCGCCGCACACGTCGTCGTCCATCGTGTCGAAGTCGGTGGCGCGCGGCGGTGGCCGCACGTCCTACCGCGGCCTCGTCCAGGTCCTCGAGGGCGCCTCGCACTCGGCCTCGACCGTGCTGTGCGACGCGCTGCTCGTCGACCAGATCTCCCGGTCCGACACCTACCCGTACGTCGATGTCCGCGAGGACGACGTGTCCATGGGGCACGAGGCGACGGTCTCGCGGGTGAGCGAGGACCAGCTGTTCTACCTCATGTCCCGAGGCATGGAGGAGACCGAGGCGATGGCCATGATCGTGCGCGGGTTCGTCGAGCCCATCGCGCGCGAGCTGCCCATGGAGTACGCGCTCGAGCTCAACCGCCTCATCGAGCTGCAGATGGAAGGGTCCGTCGGCTGA
- a CDS encoding crosslink repair DNA glycosylase YcaQ family protein, which produces MAAGPVRPDALRAATPAVGQAPGTVPATDADRRTRERVLELVASAGPVSAADLAATLGLTPAAVRRHLALLEEDDLVAVHDAGHPTGMRGRPARRYVTTSAGQGELSGTYADLATQALRYLRDVAGPDAVERFAHDRLAELADRYEGRLDADDVEGRAAQLAAALADDGYAASVRPVPGTSAVQLCQGHCPVQHVAEEFPQLCEAEAQVFARLLGSHVQRLSTLATGAHACTTNVPVRARGRPTSGET; this is translated from the coding sequence ATGGCCGCAGGACCCGTCCGACCGGACGCGCTGCGCGCTGCCACCCCCGCGGTCGGGCAGGCGCCCGGCACCGTCCCGGCCACCGACGCCGACCGTCGCACGCGCGAGCGCGTGCTCGAGCTCGTCGCGAGCGCCGGTCCCGTGAGCGCTGCCGACCTCGCCGCGACGCTCGGGCTGACGCCCGCCGCCGTCCGGCGCCACCTCGCCCTCCTCGAGGAGGACGACCTCGTCGCCGTGCACGACGCCGGGCACCCCACCGGGATGCGCGGCCGCCCCGCGCGGCGGTACGTGACGACGTCGGCCGGGCAGGGCGAGCTCAGCGGCACCTACGCCGACCTCGCGACGCAGGCGCTGCGGTACCTGCGCGACGTCGCCGGGCCGGACGCCGTCGAGCGGTTCGCCCACGACCGGCTCGCCGAGCTCGCCGACCGCTACGAGGGTCGGCTCGACGCGGACGACGTCGAGGGCCGGGCCGCCCAGCTCGCGGCGGCGCTCGCGGACGACGGGTACGCGGCGAGCGTGCGCCCCGTCCCCGGCACGTCCGCGGTGCAGCTCTGCCAGGGGCACTGCCCGGTGCAGCACGTCGCGGAGGAGTTCCCGCAGCTCTGCGAGGCGGAGGCGCAGGTCTTCGCCAGGCTCCTCGGCTCGCACGTGCAGCGACTCTCGACGCTCGCGACGGGCGCGCACGCGTGCACGACGAACGTCCCCGTCCGGGCGCGCGGCCGCCCGACGTCGGGCGAGACCTGA
- a CDS encoding ABC transporter ATP-binding protein, protein MPAPAVLVHDLVKRYDGRAVVDGVSLTAERGAITAVLGPNGAGKTTTVECCEGLRSPDAGRVEVLGLDPLTDARDLRPRVGVMLQDGGLPTGVRALEMLRHVASMYARPRDVGELTERLGLESFARTTVRRLSGGQRQRLALAAAIVGRPEVVFLDEPSAGMDPQSRHAVWELVRELRAEGVGIVLTTHLMDEAEDLADHVYVVDHGKVIAAGATRDLLETGADGEADRTVRFEATPGLGLDGLSQALAGAGLPDGAGAPAAWSVAEPQPGSYTLTGPADPATLVALTTWLAARGVLASRVTVGRRTLEDVFLDLTGRHLR, encoded by the coding sequence GTGCCCGCCCCCGCCGTGCTCGTGCACGACCTCGTCAAGCGCTACGACGGTCGTGCCGTCGTCGACGGCGTGTCCCTCACCGCCGAGCGCGGCGCGATCACCGCGGTGCTCGGCCCCAACGGCGCCGGCAAGACCACGACCGTCGAGTGCTGCGAGGGCCTGCGCTCCCCCGACGCCGGGCGCGTCGAGGTCCTCGGCCTCGACCCCCTGACCGACGCGCGCGACCTGCGCCCGCGCGTCGGCGTCATGCTCCAGGACGGCGGGCTCCCGACGGGCGTGCGCGCCCTGGAGATGCTGCGGCACGTCGCCTCCATGTACGCGCGGCCGCGCGACGTCGGCGAGCTCACCGAGCGCCTGGGGCTGGAGAGCTTCGCGCGCACGACCGTGCGACGGCTGTCCGGCGGGCAGCGGCAGCGCCTCGCGCTCGCCGCGGCGATCGTCGGGCGCCCGGAGGTCGTCTTCCTCGACGAGCCGAGCGCGGGCATGGACCCGCAGAGCCGGCACGCCGTGTGGGAGCTCGTGCGCGAGCTGCGCGCGGAGGGCGTCGGCATCGTCCTCACGACGCACCTCATGGACGAGGCGGAGGACCTGGCCGACCACGTGTACGTCGTCGACCACGGCAAGGTCATCGCCGCGGGCGCGACGCGCGACCTGCTCGAGACCGGGGCCGACGGCGAGGCGGACCGCACCGTGCGCTTCGAGGCCACCCCCGGGCTCGGCCTCGACGGCCTGAGCCAGGCCCTCGCCGGGGCGGGCCTGCCCGACGGCGCGGGCGCACCCGCCGCGTGGAGCGTCGCCGAGCCGCAGCCCGGCTCGTACACCCTCACCGGGCCTGCCGACCCCGCGACGCTCGTGGCGCTGACGACGTGGCTCGCCGCGCGCGGCGTCCTCGCCTCGCGCGTCACGGTGGGCCGCCGCACGCTCGAGGACGTGTTCCTCGACCTCACGGGACGGCACCTGCGATGA